A single genomic interval of Noviherbaspirillum saxi harbors:
- a CDS encoding OmpA family protein — translation MTKKKQRLVLSKISLAVALCFLANGCAVDPKTGQPSFKQTFNNDDPCSNNARNIGIAVGAIAGAVIAHQLDKHSGKFVGAGAGALIGGLIGADMDMRRCELSKVAKQYNLDIAFATVDSRGVTIEDAALKDNRQAEEIKKNAIGSVVAIRDHTPEGGHFESGSDRLTPRAQDYFTAIAQSYNARIMADKIKNQQEKENYLRHMAKRKLLLVGHTDDTGSSRLNADLSERRARAVAKFLSQQGIPLDSLYFQGAGESYPIADNSTDAGHAQNRRVEFVELADDATLRKYLEARRPKYEYYRSVERTASSDAGVSPAPAKSKDKKASPAPDSSKVAVTPPAKSAQAKPKNVKVASTAKEATSVRQAPTVGTTADAANPSAIDFGGTRLTDTLAVPELGKLEQKKSWFSMISPAYANEPAVLRDCSQDRPRISGAVKALRDGKQYDTSEHLPGLYGKSWTEKINGHQVIINKVAVLRNDAAVSLLPEFKVYANYRPEINRNPTPDVTATPDVNTYLGSNGLLYRMFMNGKGGIQCVDVLFSGEGGATAKAGKLIYSHDSRTYVADFKPSKI, via the coding sequence ATGACCAAGAAAAAACAGCGGTTAGTGCTCAGTAAGATCTCTCTTGCAGTTGCATTATGTTTTCTCGCAAACGGCTGCGCTGTCGACCCAAAAACTGGCCAGCCTTCCTTCAAGCAGACCTTCAATAACGACGATCCTTGTTCCAACAACGCACGTAATATAGGCATCGCCGTTGGTGCCATCGCCGGCGCCGTCATCGCACATCAGTTAGACAAGCACAGTGGCAAATTTGTCGGCGCGGGTGCCGGTGCGTTGATCGGAGGCCTGATCGGCGCAGATATGGACATGCGGCGTTGCGAGTTGTCCAAGGTGGCGAAACAGTACAACCTGGATATTGCGTTCGCTACGGTCGACAGTCGCGGTGTGACGATTGAAGACGCTGCGCTTAAAGACAATCGGCAAGCGGAAGAAATCAAAAAAAATGCCATTGGCAGTGTCGTCGCGATTCGCGACCATACCCCGGAGGGCGGGCACTTCGAGTCCGGTTCGGACCGACTCACACCGCGTGCGCAGGATTACTTCACCGCGATTGCGCAAAGCTACAATGCACGCATCATGGCCGACAAAATCAAGAATCAGCAGGAAAAGGAGAACTACCTGCGACATATGGCCAAACGCAAGCTGCTCCTGGTCGGCCATACCGACGATACCGGATCGTCAAGACTCAATGCTGACCTATCCGAACGGCGCGCGCGAGCGGTCGCAAAATTCCTGAGCCAGCAAGGTATCCCCCTCGATTCCCTGTACTTCCAGGGGGCGGGCGAGAGCTATCCGATCGCCGACAATAGCACCGACGCAGGACATGCTCAAAACCGGCGCGTCGAGTTCGTTGAACTGGCAGACGATGCAACGCTCCGCAAGTACTTGGAAGCGCGCAGGCCGAAGTACGAATACTATCGCTCCGTAGAGCGTACTGCATCCTCTGACGCTGGAGTATCGCCGGCGCCGGCAAAGTCCAAAGACAAGAAAGCAAGTCCAGCGCCGGACAGCAGCAAAGTCGCAGTCACTCCGCCGGCAAAATCGGCGCAAGCTAAACCCAAGAATGTGAAAGTTGCATCTACCGCAAAAGAAGCAACGAGTGTGCGTCAAGCGCCTACAGTAGGGACCACGGCCGATGCCGCCAATCCAAGCGCCATCGATTTTGGTGGTACGCGTCTCACTGACACGCTCGCCGTGCCTGAACTCGGAAAACTAGAGCAGAAAAAGTCGTGGTTTTCGATGATCAGCCCGGCGTACGCCAACGAGCCGGCTGTGCTCCGCGACTGTTCCCAGGACAGGCCCCGCATATCGGGCGCGGTAAAGGCACTCCGGGATGGCAAGCAATACGACACCAGCGAACATTTGCCAGGGCTGTACGGAAAGAGCTGGACAGAAAAAATCAATGGCCACCAGGTAATCATTAACAAGGTCGCCGTGCTGCGCAACGACGCGGCCGTCTCTCTGCTTCCGGAATTCAAGGTATATGCCAACTACCGGCCAGAGATAAACAGGAACCCGACGCCAGACGTCACTGCCACACCGGACGTCAATACCTACCTCGGCAGCAATGGCCTTCTCTACCGCATGTTCATGAACGGGAAGGGCGGTATCCAGTGCGTGGACGTGTTGTTCAGCGGTGAAGGCGGCGCGACTGCCAAAGCCGGAAAGCTCATCTACTCCCATGACAGCCGGACGTACGTCGCTGATTTCAAACCAAGCAAAATTTAA
- a CDS encoding cupin domain-containing protein: MALNPQHSYVHLAADGMATELPGGEQFWSLPETEIERYGSGWLISEYEFTADWPNWEMHPEADEFVYLLSGSIRLLLEKSDGVQELVLKDSGAVVVPRGVWHTAKVHLPSRVLHVTRGAGTRHRAV; encoded by the coding sequence ATGGCGCTGAACCCTCAACACTCCTATGTGCACCTCGCTGCGGACGGTATGGCAACCGAACTGCCGGGAGGCGAGCAGTTCTGGAGTTTGCCGGAGACCGAAATCGAACGCTACGGCAGCGGCTGGCTGATCTCCGAATACGAATTCACCGCAGACTGGCCGAACTGGGAAATGCATCCCGAAGCAGATGAATTTGTCTATCTTCTGTCTGGTTCCATCAGGCTTCTGCTCGAGAAATCCGATGGCGTGCAGGAGTTGGTTTTGAAAGATAGCGGAGCCGTCGTTGTTCCTCGCGGCGTATGGCATACCGCGAAAGTGCACCTGCCAAGCCGCGTTCTTCACGTCACCCGCGGGGCGGGAACCCGGCATCGTGCAGTCTGA
- a CDS encoding class I SAM-dependent methyltransferase — translation MHNIPEIKPGQSIELLKELHILTRDGKLNQDSRRKLKQVYHLYQFIEPLLQQIVQDKQELTLVDHGAGKSYLGFILYDLFFKTLETGGHIYGIETRDELVAKSEALAKKLDFPGMSFLNLSVADSITSPLLPATVDVVTALHACNTATDDAIRFALEKKAKFIVLVPCCQAEVASVLKRNKGKALGKSVLTEIWRHPLHTREFGSQVTNVLRCLQLEAHGYQVNVTELVGWEHSMKNELIIASYKNLPRSRPSQKLQEMMETLGLEEMGERFFAPAQH, via the coding sequence ATGCACAACATTCCCGAAATCAAGCCCGGGCAGTCGATTGAACTGCTCAAGGAACTGCATATTCTGACGCGCGACGGCAAGCTGAACCAGGACAGCCGACGCAAGCTCAAGCAGGTCTATCACCTGTATCAATTCATCGAACCGCTGCTGCAACAGATCGTGCAGGACAAGCAGGAATTGACGCTGGTCGACCACGGCGCCGGCAAGTCCTATCTTGGCTTCATCCTGTACGACCTGTTCTTCAAAACGCTGGAGACGGGAGGGCATATCTACGGTATCGAAACACGCGACGAGCTGGTGGCGAAATCGGAAGCGCTCGCGAAGAAACTCGATTTTCCCGGCATGTCGTTCCTCAACCTTTCGGTTGCCGATTCGATCACTTCTCCATTGTTGCCCGCGACGGTCGACGTGGTCACGGCGCTGCATGCCTGCAATACCGCGACCGATGATGCGATCCGCTTCGCGCTGGAAAAGAAGGCGAAGTTCATTGTCCTCGTACCCTGCTGTCAGGCGGAGGTTGCAAGTGTACTCAAGCGCAACAAGGGCAAGGCGCTCGGCAAGAGCGTACTGACCGAGATCTGGCGTCATCCCTTGCATACCCGCGAATTCGGAAGTCAGGTGACGAATGTACTGCGCTGCCTGCAGTTGGAAGCCCACGGCTATCAGGTCAACGTCACTGAACTGGTAGGGTGGGAACACTCGATGAAGAATGAACTGATCATCGCAAGCTATAAAAACTTGCCGCGCAGTCGTCCCAGCCAGAAGCTGCAGGAAATGATGGAAACCCTGGGTCTTGAAGAAATGGGCGAACGCTTTTTTGCACCGGCGCAACATTGA
- a CDS encoding GNAT family N-acetyltransferase: MQIRDANINDIDRIAEIYNDAVLNTTAIWNEIAVDAANRAAWLADRQRVGYPVLVAVDDAGMVLGYASFGDWRAFDGYRHTVEHSVYVSKDSRGAGTGKALMIALIERARELGKHVMVAGIEAGNDASIQLHRKLGFEQVGLMKEVGTKFGRWLDLAFLQLTLDSRADPDAGQRS, translated from the coding sequence ATGCAGATACGGGATGCAAACATTAACGACATCGATCGCATCGCTGAAATTTATAACGATGCGGTTCTCAATACGACAGCAATCTGGAATGAAATTGCTGTCGATGCGGCCAACCGTGCGGCTTGGCTGGCAGATAGGCAACGCGTGGGGTACCCGGTCCTCGTTGCCGTTGACGACGCCGGAATGGTGCTCGGGTATGCTTCATTCGGCGACTGGCGTGCTTTCGACGGTTACCGGCATACAGTGGAGCACTCCGTGTATGTCAGCAAGGATAGCCGTGGCGCAGGGACTGGAAAAGCATTGATGATTGCGCTGATCGAGCGTGCGAGGGAGCTTGGCAAGCATGTGATGGTCGCAGGCATAGAAGCAGGCAACGATGCATCGATTCAATTGCACCGCAAGCTGGGATTCGAGCAGGTCGGGCTGATGAAGGAAGTCGGTACCAAGTTCGGAAGATGGCTCGATCTCGCGTTCCTGCAGTTGACGCTTGACTCGCGCGCCGATCCGGACGCCGGCCAGAGATCCTGA
- a CDS encoding acyl-CoA dehydrogenase — translation MSTSKTKASFHWDDPLLLDQQLNNDERMVRDAAAAYCQDKLQPRVLEAFRHEKTDPAIFREMGELGLLGPTIPEQYGGPGLNYVSYGLIAREVERVDSGYRSMMSVQSSLVMVPIFEFGNEQTKEKYLPKLATGEWIGCFGLTEPDHGSDPGSMVTRAKKVHGGYSLSGSKMWISNSPIADVFVVWAKDDEGAIRGFVLEKGWKGLSAPKIEGKFGLRASITGEIVMDEVFCPEENAFPEVRGLKGPFTCLNSARYGIAWGALGAAEACWHTARQYVLDRKQFGKPLAANQLIQKKLADMQTEITMGLQGCLRLGRMKDEGTAAVAITSMMKRNSCGKALDVARMARDMLGGNGISDEFGVIRHMVNLEVVNTYEGTHDIHALILGREQTGIAAF, via the coding sequence ATGAGTACATCAAAGACAAAAGCAAGTTTCCACTGGGACGATCCGTTGCTGCTGGACCAGCAGTTGAACAATGACGAGCGCATGGTGCGCGATGCCGCCGCAGCCTACTGCCAGGACAAGCTGCAGCCGCGCGTGCTCGAAGCCTTTCGCCATGAAAAAACCGATCCAGCGATCTTTCGCGAAATGGGGGAACTCGGCTTGCTCGGCCCCACCATTCCGGAACAGTATGGCGGTCCCGGCCTGAACTATGTGTCTTACGGCTTGATCGCGCGCGAAGTCGAACGCGTCGATTCCGGCTACCGCTCGATGATGAGCGTGCAAAGCTCGCTGGTGATGGTGCCGATCTTTGAATTCGGCAACGAACAGACCAAGGAGAAATACCTGCCCAAGCTGGCCACCGGCGAATGGATCGGTTGCTTCGGCCTGACCGAACCGGATCATGGTTCCGATCCGGGATCGATGGTCACGCGGGCCAAGAAGGTCCATGGCGGCTACAGCCTTTCCGGCAGCAAGATGTGGATTTCCAATTCCCCGATTGCCGATGTATTCGTGGTCTGGGCCAAGGATGACGAAGGCGCGATCCGCGGCTTCGTGCTGGAAAAAGGCTGGAAGGGATTGTCGGCGCCCAAGATCGAAGGCAAGTTCGGCTTGCGCGCCTCGATCACTGGCGAAATCGTGATGGATGAAGTGTTCTGCCCGGAAGAAAACGCGTTTCCGGAAGTGCGTGGACTAAAGGGACCGTTCACCTGCCTCAATTCTGCCCGTTACGGCATTGCCTGGGGTGCCTTGGGTGCAGCCGAAGCCTGCTGGCATACCGCACGGCAGTACGTGCTGGACCGCAAGCAGTTCGGCAAGCCGCTGGCGGCCAACCAGTTGATCCAGAAAAAGCTGGCCGACATGCAAACCGAAATCACGATGGGTTTGCAGGGTTGCCTGCGCTTGGGGCGGATGAAGGATGAAGGCACGGCGGCAGTCGCGATCACCTCGATGATGAAGCGTAATTCCTGCGGCAAGGCCTTGGACGTGGCGCGGATGGCGCGCGACATGCTGGGCGGGAACGGGATCTCGGACGAGTTCGGTGTGATCCGTCATATGGTGAATCTGGAAGTGGTGAACACCTATGAAGGCACGCATGACATTCATGCACTGATCCTGGGCCGAGAACAGACAGGCATCGCGGCGTTTTAA
- a CDS encoding molybdopterin cofactor-binding domain-containing protein, whose product MNRRADMPQTRRDFHQASGVLLVTRDPPPPLPPVKGQPAAVPGNSAEGVEILVAVWDDGSVTALNGHVDLGTGIRTALAQIVAEELDVRMACVSMVLGDTTRAPNQGATIASASLQIHAVPLRAAAAQARRWLLQQAAQEFGVSPEALAIDAGAVFVRAEPDRSLAYADLVRDRHVELPLDVDVPLKRPEDYRLVGQSTPRVDIPAKAAGELTFVHDMRVPGMLHGRVIRPPYAGADHGDFIGNTLEAVDENSISHIPGIAGVVVIGDFVGVVAAREEHAEQAMRELRVTWRDWPAMPALGDVEAAIRANPSTQRVVANQGDVDAALAGAAVRMDRTYVWPYQLHGSIGPSCAVADWHADRLTVWAGSQNPHVLRADLAKLMDMSDLAVDIVRMEAAGCYGRNCADDVAADAALLSRAVGQPVRVQLTRAQEHQWEPKGAAQLMDIRGGLNADGSVAGYDFQTSYPSNGAVTLALLLTGKVVPTPTAYEMGDRTSVPPYDYKHLRVTINDMAPILRASWLRGVSALPNSFAHESYIDELANEAGVDPVEFRLRHLKDDRAAELVRATAQRAGWVKHTKPQQQAADGEFLKGQGFAYARYVHSRFPGFGAAWAAWVADVEVNRNTGEVHVRRVVVGHDAGLMVNPAGVKHQIHGNVVQTTSRALKEKVQVDPQTNAVLNREWGSYPILNFREVPVIDVMMMPHPDQPPLGAGESSSVPGTAAIANAIFDATGVRFRQPPFTPEVVKAALEPPPLVAATPPRGRRAWWAIPGALLAGAAGLVAAAAGWKSSIPEVARIDPSIYSERVIERGRLLAAAGDCAVCHTAPGGIRNAGGRALDTPFGKIFTTNLTPDPDTGIGKWSFTAFQRAMREGISRDGRHLYPAFPYTSFTKMSDDDLMAMYAYLMSQAPVRAEVPETKLAFPFGVRPLMSVWNALYLKPGPDTADPDRSAQWNRGAYLVNGVGHCAACHSPRNAAGAEKFGASYLSGAVVEGWEAPALTSLSHAPVPWSEQELFRYLRFGHTEQHGVAAGPMAPVVQELAALPDEDLRAMAHYLATFNTPAPIQQAKVAAQELVTAANARAGQFREADSRLFSAACGSCHHDGNGPAVLGLNKSLALNSNLYSATPDNLVQIILHGIQQPASREMGFMPAFKDNLGDEQIAQLARYMRQVYAPDKPAWNDIEQTVARLRNASPQ is encoded by the coding sequence ATGAACCGACGTGCCGACATGCCGCAGACCAGGCGCGACTTTCATCAAGCCTCAGGTGTATTGTTGGTTACGCGCGATCCGCCCCCGCCATTGCCTCCGGTAAAAGGTCAGCCGGCCGCAGTGCCGGGTAACTCGGCCGAAGGCGTGGAAATTCTGGTGGCGGTCTGGGACGATGGCAGCGTTACCGCCCTCAATGGGCATGTCGACCTTGGAACCGGCATTCGCACCGCGCTTGCGCAAATCGTAGCGGAAGAACTCGATGTCCGCATGGCCTGTGTCAGCATGGTTCTTGGCGATACGACACGCGCGCCGAACCAGGGCGCCACCATCGCAAGCGCTTCCTTGCAGATCCACGCCGTGCCTCTGCGCGCCGCCGCCGCGCAGGCGCGTCGATGGCTGTTGCAGCAAGCGGCCCAGGAATTCGGCGTATCGCCCGAGGCATTGGCGATTGACGCTGGCGCGGTATTCGTTCGCGCCGAACCGGACCGATCGCTCGCCTATGCCGATCTGGTGCGCGACCGGCATGTCGAGTTGCCACTTGATGTCGATGTACCGTTGAAGCGGCCGGAAGATTATCGACTGGTGGGACAAAGTACGCCGCGTGTCGATATTCCGGCCAAGGCCGCAGGCGAACTGACCTTTGTGCATGACATGCGCGTGCCCGGCATGTTGCATGGCCGCGTAATAAGGCCGCCATATGCCGGTGCCGATCATGGCGACTTTATCGGCAATACGCTTGAAGCGGTCGATGAAAATTCGATTTCGCATATCCCCGGTATTGCCGGCGTGGTCGTGATCGGCGATTTTGTCGGCGTCGTGGCCGCGCGCGAAGAACATGCGGAACAAGCCATGCGGGAGTTGCGCGTTACATGGAGAGACTGGCCGGCGATGCCTGCGCTGGGCGATGTCGAAGCTGCGATTCGCGCCAATCCATCCACGCAACGCGTGGTCGCCAACCAGGGCGATGTTGACGCGGCATTGGCAGGTGCGGCTGTGCGCATGGACAGAACGTATGTCTGGCCCTACCAATTGCACGGCTCGATCGGGCCGTCGTGCGCGGTCGCTGACTGGCATGCCGACCGTCTGACAGTATGGGCGGGTTCGCAGAATCCGCATGTGCTGCGCGCCGACCTTGCGAAACTTATGGACATGTCCGATTTGGCGGTCGACATCGTCCGCATGGAGGCCGCCGGCTGCTATGGCCGCAATTGCGCCGACGATGTCGCAGCCGACGCTGCCTTGCTATCGCGCGCGGTCGGACAACCGGTGCGGGTCCAACTAACGCGTGCACAGGAGCACCAGTGGGAACCGAAAGGTGCGGCCCAGTTGATGGATATACGCGGTGGCTTGAACGCCGACGGCAGCGTCGCGGGATATGACTTCCAGACGTCCTATCCCTCCAATGGCGCGGTGACCCTGGCCTTGCTGCTGACCGGGAAGGTCGTGCCGACGCCGACTGCCTATGAAATGGGCGACCGCACCTCGGTGCCGCCTTACGACTACAAGCATCTGCGCGTCACGATCAACGACATGGCACCGATTCTGCGCGCATCCTGGCTGCGCGGCGTCTCCGCATTGCCGAACTCGTTCGCGCACGAAAGTTATATCGATGAACTGGCTAACGAGGCGGGGGTCGACCCGGTCGAGTTCCGGCTGCGCCACCTGAAAGACGACAGGGCGGCGGAACTGGTGCGCGCGACAGCCCAGCGTGCCGGCTGGGTTAAGCACACGAAGCCGCAGCAGCAAGCAGCCGACGGCGAGTTCCTGAAGGGGCAGGGCTTTGCCTACGCGCGTTATGTGCATAGCCGCTTTCCGGGTTTTGGCGCGGCGTGGGCTGCCTGGGTGGCGGACGTTGAAGTCAACCGCAATACCGGCGAAGTGCATGTGCGCCGCGTCGTGGTGGGACACGATGCCGGCTTGATGGTCAATCCGGCCGGCGTGAAGCATCAGATCCATGGCAACGTGGTGCAAACCACCAGCCGCGCGCTGAAGGAAAAAGTTCAGGTCGATCCGCAAACCAATGCGGTGCTCAATCGCGAATGGGGCAGTTATCCGATCCTGAATTTCCGCGAGGTCCCGGTCATCGATGTCATGATGATGCCGCATCCCGATCAGCCTCCACTGGGCGCCGGCGAGTCTTCATCGGTCCCCGGGACCGCAGCGATCGCCAATGCCATTTTCGACGCGACCGGCGTTCGCTTCCGGCAGCCGCCGTTCACGCCGGAAGTGGTGAAGGCGGCGCTCGAACCGCCGCCGCTTGTTGCCGCGACGCCGCCGCGCGGCCGGCGGGCATGGTGGGCAATTCCCGGCGCCTTGCTGGCGGGAGCCGCCGGCCTGGTTGCCGCTGCCGCCGGATGGAAATCATCCATTCCCGAAGTGGCACGCATCGATCCGTCTATATACTCCGAGCGTGTCATTGAACGTGGCCGTCTGCTGGCCGCGGCCGGCGACTGCGCGGTATGTCATACCGCGCCCGGCGGAATCCGCAACGCCGGAGGCCGTGCGCTGGATACGCCATTCGGAAAAATCTTCACAACCAATCTGACTCCCGATCCCGACACAGGGATCGGCAAATGGTCTTTCACGGCTTTTCAGCGCGCGATGCGCGAAGGCATATCGCGCGACGGCCGCCATCTGTATCCGGCATTTCCGTACACATCGTTCACCAAAATGAGCGATGACGACCTGATGGCGATGTATGCGTATCTGATGTCGCAAGCGCCGGTACGCGCCGAAGTGCCGGAAACGAAACTGGCTTTTCCCTTCGGCGTCCGACCGCTGATGAGTGTGTGGAACGCGCTTTACCTGAAGCCGGGTCCGGACACGGCCGATCCGGACAGATCGGCGCAGTGGAATCGCGGCGCCTATCTGGTGAACGGGGTAGGGCATTGCGCCGCCTGCCACAGTCCGCGTAATGCTGCGGGTGCTGAAAAATTCGGTGCGAGTTATTTATCGGGTGCAGTCGTCGAGGGCTGGGAAGCGCCAGCCCTGACTTCTCTTAGCCATGCACCCGTGCCGTGGAGCGAGCAGGAATTGTTCCGCTACCTGAGGTTCGGGCATACCGAACAGCATGGCGTCGCAGCCGGGCCGATGGCGCCGGTGGTGCAAGAACTTGCGGCACTGCCCGATGAAGATCTGCGCGCAATGGCGCACTATCTGGCGACATTCAATACGCCCGCTCCGATACAGCAGGCCAAGGTCGCGGCGCAAGAACTGGTGACGGCAGCCAACGCCCGCGCCGGGCAGTTCAGGGAGGCGGACAGCCGTCTGTTCAGCGCCGCTTGCGGTAGCTGTCACCACGATGGCAACGGACCGGCGGTGCTCGGCCTGAACAAGTCGCTTGCACTCAACAGCAACCTGTACAGCGCCACGCCGGACAATCTGGTACAGATCATCCTGCATGGCATACAGCAGCCGGCAAGCCGCGAAATGGGGTTCATGCCGGCGTTCAAGGATAATCTCGGCGACGAACAGATTGCACAGCTTGCGCGTTACATGCGACAGGTTTATGCGCCAGATAAACCGGCATGGAACGACATCGAACAAACGGTCGCGAGGTTGCGCAACGCCAGCCCGCAATAA
- a CDS encoding (2Fe-2S)-binding protein, producing MNTSPEAVSLIVNGEQHCLDVPGSAPLLYVLRNDLGLNSPKYGCGLGQCGACTVLVDGKCARSCLIPVDGIAGRRITTLEGLGGPDALHVVQQAFIEEQAAQCGYCLNGMIMTTVALLQSNRNPTDIQIRDALSHNLCRCGTHIEIMQAVKRAAQMLAASQGESA from the coding sequence ATGAACACTTCGCCAGAGGCTGTCTCGCTGATCGTCAATGGCGAGCAGCATTGCCTCGACGTGCCTGGCAGCGCGCCCTTGCTGTATGTCCTGCGCAACGACCTCGGCCTCAACAGTCCGAAGTATGGTTGCGGTCTCGGACAATGCGGCGCCTGTACCGTGCTGGTCGACGGCAAGTGCGCGCGCTCCTGCCTGATTCCTGTAGATGGTATCGCAGGCCGTCGCATCACTACGCTGGAAGGCTTGGGCGGCCCCGATGCGCTGCATGTGGTGCAGCAGGCATTCATCGAAGAGCAGGCGGCGCAATGCGGTTATTGTCTTAACGGAATGATCATGACCACCGTCGCGCTGCTGCAATCCAACCGTAACCCCACTGATATCCAGATTCGGGACGCGCTGTCGCACAACCTGTGCCGGTGCGGAACGCATATCGAGATCATGCAGGCGGTAAAGCGTGCAGCGCAGATGCTGGCCGCATCGCAGGGAGAATCCGCATGA
- a CDS encoding ABC transporter ATP-binding protein — protein sequence MAQVLSSNPASSALLSVQSLNAWYGAAQILFNVDLNVHRGEVVALMGRNGAGKSTTLKAIMGLIPKRRGQLAFMGHDISTAEPHEIAVRGLGFVPEDRRVFADLSVMENLDVGRQPARTWPDGTAAPLWTPERLFKLFPNLGEMPNRPGGRMSGGEQQMLTVARTLMGNPYLVLLDEPSEGVAPVIVEQMAQMILELKAQGVSILLSEQNMHFAELVSDRAYVLEKGQIRFDGSMEALAANEAVRQAYLSV from the coding sequence ATGGCACAGGTGTTGTCCAGTAATCCGGCAAGCAGCGCGCTGTTGAGCGTGCAGTCGCTTAATGCCTGGTACGGCGCGGCACAGATTCTTTTTAACGTCGACCTCAATGTCCATCGCGGCGAGGTGGTCGCTCTCATGGGACGCAACGGCGCCGGCAAGTCGACCACGCTCAAGGCGATCATGGGGCTGATACCCAAGCGGCGCGGACAGCTTGCCTTCATGGGGCATGACATTTCCACGGCTGAGCCGCACGAAATCGCGGTGCGCGGCCTCGGTTTCGTACCGGAAGACCGGCGCGTATTCGCCGACCTCAGCGTGATGGAAAACCTGGATGTGGGCCGTCAGCCTGCACGCACATGGCCAGATGGCACGGCTGCGCCGCTATGGACGCCTGAACGATTGTTCAAGCTGTTTCCCAATCTGGGTGAAATGCCGAACCGCCCTGGCGGACGCATGAGCGGCGGCGAGCAGCAGATGCTGACCGTGGCGCGCACGCTGATGGGCAATCCCTATCTGGTGCTGCTGGATGAACCTTCCGAAGGGGTCGCGCCGGTGATCGTCGAGCAGATGGCGCAAATGATCCTGGAATTGAAAGCGCAAGGCGTGAGCATCCTGCTGTCGGAGCAAAATATGCATTTCGCGGAACTGGTGTCCGATCGAGCCTATGTGCTTGAAAAAGGCCAGATCCGTTTCGACGGCTCGATGGAAGCGTTGGCCGCCAATGAAGCAGTGCGGCAGGCATACCTGAGCGTATGA
- a CDS encoding ABC transporter ATP-binding protein, translating to MSLMQVSNLGKSFGGVKAVDGISFELRAGELLALIGPNGAGKSTTFNMVNGQLKADAGSILFDGKELVGLKPREIWRLSVSRTFQIAETFASLTVVENVQMALLSADHRLFSMWRKAAAYKRDEALGLLEQVGMAAQADRPCSVLAYGDVKRVELAIAMANKPKLLLMDEPTAGMAPRERNDLMALTKKLVTERNMAVLFTEHSMDVVFAYADRMIVLARGRLIAEGKPHEIRDDPKVQEVYFGSGKTFEKLKKSREVA from the coding sequence ATGAGCCTGATGCAAGTAAGCAATCTCGGCAAATCCTTCGGTGGTGTCAAGGCGGTAGACGGCATCAGCTTCGAGCTGCGCGCGGGTGAGTTGCTGGCCTTGATCGGGCCCAACGGTGCAGGAAAATCGACCACCTTCAACATGGTGAATGGACAGCTGAAGGCCGATGCCGGCTCCATCCTGTTCGATGGAAAAGAACTGGTCGGCCTCAAGCCGCGCGAAATCTGGCGCCTCAGCGTCAGCCGCACATTCCAGATTGCAGAGACCTTCGCCTCGCTGACGGTGGTGGAGAATGTGCAGATGGCATTGCTGTCGGCCGATCACAGACTGTTCTCGATGTGGCGCAAGGCGGCAGCCTACAAGCGCGACGAGGCGCTTGGCTTGCTGGAGCAGGTCGGGATGGCAGCGCAGGCGGATCGGCCTTGCAGCGTGCTGGCCTATGGTGACGTGAAGCGTGTCGAACTCGCGATTGCCATGGCGAACAAACCCAAGCTGTTGCTGATGGATGAACCGACCGCCGGCATGGCGCCTCGGGAACGCAATGATTTGATGGCGCTGACCAAGAAGCTGGTCACCGAACGCAACATGGCGGTCCTGTTCACCGAACACAGCATGGACGTAGTCTTTGCCTATGCCGACCGGATGATCGTGCTGGCGCGCGGCCGCCTGATTGCGGAAGGCAAGCCACACGAGATCCGTGACGATCCCAAGGTGCAGGAAGTCTATTTCGGCAGCGGCAAAACCTTTGAAAAATTGAAAAAATCCAGGGAGGTCGCTTGA